The Allorhodopirellula heiligendammensis genome includes a window with the following:
- a CDS encoding SAM-dependent methyltransferase yields MNSLESAWSTIPNYVVSRLSDAAEQGRVPDWLVRRGIRNLLHNRLGDLNQRRPDEVAEKLRSEVASQPIAVCTHDANDQHYEVPASFFQQVLGPQQKYSCSYWEPNTKTLVEAEENALRVTASHAGLTDGMSILELGCGWGSLSLWMAERYPNSRITSVSNSNSQRRYIESAARDRRISNLDVVTADINVFESIETFDRVVSVEMFEHMRNHDRLMEKIDRWLRPQGQLFVHVFCHATTPYLFDIDGAQNWMGRYFFTGGMMPSDDWLPRCGGPLRVAERWAWNGSHYAKTCRAWLSNLDAASETVQPILAKTYGRPDAKRWFHRWRIFFMACEELFAFNEGQEWYVSHYLFEK; encoded by the coding sequence GTGAATTCGCTGGAGTCCGCCTGGTCCACCATCCCCAACTACGTCGTCTCGCGACTGTCGGACGCTGCAGAGCAGGGCCGTGTGCCTGATTGGCTGGTGCGACGCGGGATTCGCAACCTGCTTCACAACCGGCTCGGCGATTTGAATCAACGTAGGCCAGATGAAGTTGCGGAAAAATTACGCTCCGAAGTCGCCTCTCAGCCGATAGCGGTTTGCACACATGATGCGAACGATCAGCACTATGAGGTGCCAGCGAGCTTTTTTCAGCAGGTCTTGGGCCCACAACAAAAGTACAGCTGCAGTTACTGGGAGCCGAATACCAAAACGCTCGTGGAGGCAGAGGAAAACGCACTGCGAGTCACGGCGTCGCATGCCGGGCTCACCGATGGCATGAGCATCCTTGAGCTCGGATGCGGGTGGGGCTCGTTATCGCTGTGGATGGCAGAACGGTATCCCAATAGTCGGATCACGTCCGTGTCGAACTCCAACTCACAGCGCCGCTACATCGAGTCGGCAGCGCGAGATCGAAGAATCTCCAACTTAGATGTTGTCACTGCGGACATCAATGTCTTTGAATCCATCGAGACCTTTGACCGCGTCGTGTCTGTAGAGATGTTTGAGCATATGCGTAACCACGACCGATTGATGGAGAAGATCGACCGTTGGCTGCGCCCCCAGGGACAGTTGTTTGTGCACGTATTCTGCCACGCTACGACGCCCTATTTGTTTGATATTGATGGGGCACAGAATTGGATGGGTCGTTACTTTTTCACTGGTGGCATGATGCCCAGCGACGACTGGTTGCCTCGCTGCGGTGGTCCATTGCGAGTCGCCGAGCGATGGGCGTGGAACGGAAGCCACTATGCGAAAACCTGTCGAGCTTGGCTGAGTAACCTGGACGCCGCCTCCGAGACTGTCCAGCCGATCTTGGCCAAGACATACGGGCGTCCCGACGCCAAACGTTGGTTCCATCGATGGCGAATCTTCTTCATGGCTTGCGAAGAACTCTTTGCCTTCAATGAAGGCCAAGAGTGGTATGTCTCGCACTATCTATTTGAAAAGTAG
- a CDS encoding SAM-dependent methyltransferase, translating to MSSGTDTEYTNVDWRPEVSRINDDAAPTRKFTWMQHFTRRKMMDWLGGLQGGQIQFSDAQTGEVFGPWDSPLCVSWQVNHPSFYSLLASQGAIGLAESYLRGYWQVDDLTTFIQILCRNLERTSSLKTGLSAITGYFRRLGYRFDSNSRSGSRRHIAAHYDLSNAFFELFLDPTMMYSSAWFEHDRMSLHEASLCKLERLCGKLDLQASDRVLEIGTGWGGFSLYAAKHIGCHVTTTTISPAQFEMTNDRVRHAGLNNRIKALSSDYRDLEGRYDKLVSIEVIEAIGERHLDEFFRKSNELLKPGGRCVMQAIVMPEQRYDTYRRGVDFIQKYIFPGGFLPSIVAIQQSAGRMTSFRLQSVDDMSRHYAETLMHWRAGFLNQLGEVRKLGFDDRFIRMWEYYLCYCEAAFREDTARVVQIVWDKTQE from the coding sequence ATGTCGAGCGGGACCGATACCGAATATACAAACGTGGACTGGCGACCGGAGGTTTCCCGCATCAACGACGATGCCGCACCGACTCGGAAGTTCACGTGGATGCAACATTTCACGCGTCGCAAGATGATGGATTGGCTTGGAGGGCTGCAGGGCGGGCAGATTCAATTTTCTGACGCGCAGACAGGCGAGGTTTTTGGGCCGTGGGATTCGCCCCTGTGCGTCTCATGGCAGGTCAATCATCCATCGTTTTATAGCCTGCTTGCGTCGCAGGGAGCCATCGGGCTTGCTGAGTCATATCTGCGCGGCTACTGGCAGGTGGATGACCTGACGACCTTCATCCAAATTCTCTGCCGCAATCTCGAACGGACCTCGTCACTCAAGACAGGATTGTCAGCAATCACGGGCTACTTCCGTCGACTAGGTTATCGGTTTGACAGCAATTCTCGCAGCGGTAGCCGACGTCATATCGCAGCTCACTACGACCTCAGTAATGCGTTCTTTGAGTTGTTCCTCGATCCCACCATGATGTACTCATCGGCTTGGTTTGAGCACGACCGCATGTCTCTTCATGAAGCATCATTGTGCAAGCTTGAACGTCTTTGCGGCAAACTGGATCTGCAAGCCAGCGACCGCGTGCTCGAGATTGGAACTGGCTGGGGAGGATTCTCGCTCTATGCTGCAAAGCATATTGGCTGTCACGTCACAACGACCACGATATCACCAGCGCAGTTTGAGATGACAAATGATCGCGTCCGCCACGCTGGATTGAACAATCGCATCAAAGCGTTGTCGAGCGACTACCGTGATCTCGAGGGGCGTTACGACAAACTCGTTTCGATCGAGGTTATCGAAGCGATCGGAGAGCGTCACTTGGACGAATTTTTTCGCAAGTCCAACGAACTACTCAAACCTGGCGGGCGGTGCGTCATGCAGGCCATCGTGATGCCAGAGCAGCGCTACGACACCTACCGACGCGGCGTCGACTTCATACAGAAGTACATTTTCCCGGGTGGATTTCTGCCTTCCATCGTTGCAATTCAACAATCTGCAGGTCGCATGACATCGTTTCGATTGCAATCAGTCGACGACATGTCACGGCACTACGCTGAAACACTCATGCATTGGCGTGCAGGGTTTCTCAATCAACTCGGCGAAGTTCGCAAACTCGGCTTTGACGACCGCTTTATTCGAATGTGGGAGTATTATTTATGTTACTGCGAAGCAGCGTTCCGCGAAGACACCGCCAGAGTTGTCCAGATTGTTTGGGACAAAACGCAAGAGTGA
- a CDS encoding DUF1365 domain-containing protein has product MSIQHSCLYEGSIRHRRFRTTSHEFCYPLFFFYLDLDELDEVFRAAPLVSTRRFSLVRYNRADYVGEADQPLADSIRKIVQTDAGIEFDGPIRMLAHVRYASFVFNPISLYYCFHADGQSPAAVIAEVTNTPWRERHCYVIPWESNHRVQRHRCEKAFHVSPFLPMDLEYQWRLSNPGRSLSIHLEDHDQDGCLFDSTLLMKRKPLTPTQLAKTLLRFPLMTGQVVGGIYWQAFRLWLKKTPSFPHPRPSEVPLKSTP; this is encoded by the coding sequence ATGAGCATCCAGCATAGCTGTCTCTATGAAGGATCAATTCGCCATCGGCGTTTTCGGACGACGTCGCACGAATTCTGTTATCCGCTATTTTTTTTCTATCTCGACCTCGATGAGTTGGACGAGGTTTTCCGAGCTGCACCTTTGGTTTCGACTCGTCGTTTCAGTCTCGTCCGTTACAACCGAGCTGACTACGTCGGGGAGGCAGACCAACCACTCGCCGACAGCATTCGGAAGATCGTGCAGACCGACGCGGGTATCGAGTTTGATGGACCAATTCGGATGCTTGCCCATGTGCGTTATGCGAGTTTTGTCTTCAATCCGATCTCACTCTACTATTGCTTTCATGCAGATGGTCAATCGCCTGCTGCGGTTATCGCCGAGGTCACCAACACGCCTTGGCGAGAACGACATTGCTACGTCATTCCTTGGGAAAGCAATCACCGCGTCCAGAGGCACCGATGCGAAAAAGCTTTCCATGTATCACCGTTTCTGCCGATGGATCTCGAGTATCAGTGGCGTCTGAGTAATCCCGGCCGAAGCCTCTCCATCCATCTTGAGGACCACGATCAGGACGGCTGCCTGTTTGACTCGACATTGCTGATGAAGCGCAAGCCGCTTACCCCAACCCAACTTGCAAAAACATTGTTGCGGTTTCCCCTCATGACCGGCCAAGTCGTCGGCGGGATCTACTGGCAAGCGTTCCGGTTGTGGCTGAAGAAAACGCCTTCATTTCCACATCCTAGGCCGTCCGAAGTTCCACTGAAATCCACTCCTTGA
- a CDS encoding NAD(P)/FAD-dependent oxidoreductase has translation MRIAIIGSGISGLTCARILSGEHQITVFEASNHVGGHAHTVSVEVGNERHDLDTGFLVYNDRTYPVFAQMLHDLDVETSPSSMSFSVRCDRSNTEYNGTSINGLFAQRQNALRPSFLRMLADIVRFNRNGPRDIDHVSDDQTVRDYLAAGRYSRAFADRYLLPMGAAIWSCPRESFADFPIRFILDFYHHHGLLSLTNRPVWRTVVGGSHRYVAKLIAPFRERIRCGCPVRSVSRLENEVRVRYAGGEEDFDEVIIACHSDQALQILADADELETELLSAFPYGVNTAVLHTDESVLPRRQRAWASWNYLIPAELETRPQVTYNLNQLQRIESPHTLCVTLNADDMIDPAKVLGRFQYSHPLFTSERSVIQRRHSEIIRRRRTSYCGAYWRNGFHEDGVVSGLAVGRAFGIPNWRIGSEGAARISTTLPTGGRRP, from the coding sequence GTGCGAATTGCTATCATCGGATCGGGGATTTCGGGCCTAACGTGCGCCCGAATCCTGTCCGGTGAGCATCAAATCACCGTCTTCGAAGCGTCTAACCATGTCGGCGGTCACGCCCATACCGTCAGTGTGGAGGTCGGAAATGAGCGGCACGATCTCGATACCGGATTCCTTGTCTACAACGATCGCACCTATCCTGTTTTCGCGCAGATGCTCCACGACCTCGACGTCGAAACCTCACCTTCCTCGATGAGTTTTAGCGTTCGCTGCGACCGGTCCAACACGGAATACAATGGCACCTCGATCAATGGACTCTTTGCCCAGCGTCAAAACGCTCTGCGTCCTTCGTTCCTGAGGATGTTGGCGGATATCGTTCGCTTCAATCGCAATGGACCTCGTGACATTGACCACGTCTCGGACGACCAAACGGTTCGTGACTATCTCGCCGCCGGCAGATACTCGCGAGCGTTTGCAGATCGCTATTTATTGCCCATGGGAGCCGCGATCTGGTCATGTCCGCGGGAGTCATTCGCAGACTTTCCAATTCGTTTCATTCTCGATTTCTACCATCATCACGGTCTGCTTAGCTTAACCAATCGTCCCGTGTGGCGAACGGTTGTGGGTGGATCACATCGCTATGTCGCGAAATTGATCGCGCCTTTTCGTGAGCGGATTCGCTGCGGTTGTCCTGTGCGAAGTGTGAGTCGACTCGAAAACGAAGTCCGGGTGCGTTACGCAGGCGGCGAGGAGGATTTTGACGAAGTCATCATTGCTTGCCACAGCGATCAGGCCCTGCAGATTCTAGCAGACGCCGATGAGCTAGAGACAGAATTGCTGTCTGCCTTTCCGTACGGTGTGAATACCGCGGTGCTGCACACGGACGAGTCAGTGCTGCCTCGACGCCAACGTGCCTGGGCGAGTTGGAACTATCTCATCCCTGCGGAACTGGAAACGCGCCCGCAGGTGACTTACAACCTCAATCAATTACAACGCATTGAGTCACCTCACACCTTGTGCGTGACGCTCAATGCCGACGATATGATTGATCCGGCGAAGGTGCTTGGCCGATTCCAGTATTCGCATCCCCTGTTTACGAGTGAGCGGAGCGTCATTCAGCGGCGTCACAGCGAGATCATTCGCCGGCGGCGAACGTCGTACTGCGGCGCCTATTGGCGAAACGGATTTCACGAAGATGGTGTCGTCAGTGGTCTGGCCGTGGGGCGGGCATTCGGCATACCAAATTGGCGCATTGGATCGGAGGGAGCCGCGAGGATCTCGACAACGCTGCCGACAGGAGGACGTCGCCCATGA
- a CDS encoding sigma-70 family RNA polymerase sigma factor codes for MADAEIPFIPHADFESAHEQDFAEIDCALYVEEDDRAVGDVGHAAANFLTAVEECRILTFEGEQFLFKRLNFLRFRAHALTATLRNQRRPRKTQAEIGRLLDEANDTREEIARSNLRLVSFVCRKISSSSDEFDEFVAEANPILLNAIDKFDFSRGYRFSTYLTHAVQRHIARLIGRACKRRSHELSDGNETLYWAAATVDSDQPSAADLLAAATVVLKEMDEVLDARECFIVRGRFGLDGSEKGKSLRALGDEVGISKERARQILYQSLEKLAKVAQPFESMFAVK; via the coding sequence GTGGCTGACGCCGAAATCCCGTTCATACCGCATGCCGACTTTGAGTCGGCGCACGAGCAGGATTTTGCCGAGATTGACTGCGCACTTTACGTCGAGGAAGACGATCGCGCGGTTGGCGACGTTGGCCACGCGGCAGCTAATTTTCTAACGGCGGTAGAGGAATGTCGGATTCTGACTTTCGAAGGGGAGCAGTTTTTATTCAAGCGGCTCAATTTCCTTCGGTTTCGAGCTCACGCGCTCACCGCAACCTTGCGCAACCAGCGACGACCCCGCAAGACGCAAGCCGAGATTGGGCGCTTGCTCGATGAAGCCAATGACACCCGAGAGGAAATCGCACGGTCCAATCTCCGTCTGGTCTCGTTCGTGTGCCGCAAAATCTCATCATCGAGCGATGAATTTGATGAGTTTGTCGCCGAAGCGAATCCGATCCTGCTCAATGCGATTGATAAGTTTGACTTCAGTCGCGGTTACCGCTTCAGTACCTATCTGACCCATGCTGTCCAACGGCATATCGCTCGATTGATTGGTCGCGCTTGCAAACGCAGGTCGCATGAATTGAGCGATGGCAATGAAACACTTTACTGGGCCGCTGCCACGGTGGACTCGGATCAGCCGTCGGCTGCGGATCTACTCGCTGCGGCCACCGTTGTACTGAAGGAGATGGACGAGGTTCTTGATGCTCGCGAGTGTTTTATTGTCCGCGGGCGGTTTGGATTGGACGGTTCCGAGAAGGGGAAATCCCTGCGTGCGTTGGGTGACGAAGTTGGAATTAGTAAAGAGCGAGCGAGGCAAATCCTTTATCAGAGTTTGGAGAAACTCGCCAAAGTCGCCCAGCCGTTCGAATCCATGTTCGCAGTGAAATAG
- a CDS encoding 7-carboxy-7-deazaguanine synthase QueE has translation MKTQEHVLSPNGHADVSLRIAETFSSLQGEGLLTGVPSFFIRTSGCNLRCWFCDTPYASWRPEGERSTITELIERAVQARMPDADGGPSSAARIGHVVLTGGEPLIMKGMTELATGLRAGGLHVTIETAGTVDVEVPCDLLSLSPKLRASTPGRGAGPALADDSRWAELHEQRRMPIATMRRLIDRAPTTQVKFVVDSPAEYDEILTVVGDLGVAAADVWIMPQGITVDQLDAAAVWLRPWAAAAGFQYCDRMQIRWYGNRRGT, from the coding sequence TTGAAAACGCAAGAACACGTATTATCCCCGAACGGGCATGCCGACGTCTCGCTGAGGATCGCAGAGACGTTTTCCAGCCTACAGGGCGAAGGTTTGCTCACGGGCGTGCCGAGCTTTTTCATTCGCACCAGTGGCTGTAACTTGCGGTGCTGGTTTTGCGATACGCCCTATGCATCGTGGCGGCCTGAAGGCGAGCGGTCCACCATCACTGAACTGATCGAACGGGCGGTGCAGGCGCGGATGCCGGATGCTGACGGCGGCCCCTCATCGGCAGCGAGAATTGGACATGTGGTCCTGACTGGCGGTGAACCGCTGATCATGAAAGGAATGACAGAATTGGCGACCGGACTGCGGGCGGGCGGCCTGCATGTGACAATCGAAACTGCGGGCACAGTCGATGTGGAGGTGCCCTGCGATCTACTATCACTGAGTCCCAAGTTGCGGGCGAGCACGCCGGGACGAGGTGCCGGCCCAGCATTGGCGGACGATTCACGCTGGGCTGAACTGCATGAGCAGCGAAGAATGCCGATCGCCACGATGCGGCGGCTGATCGACCGAGCGCCCACCACGCAGGTCAAATTTGTCGTTGATTCCCCTGCCGAGTACGACGAAATTCTCACGGTCGTGGGCGATCTTGGTGTCGCCGCGGCGGACGTGTGGATCATGCCCCAGGGCATCACCGTCGATCAGCTCGATGCCGCCGCAGTTTGGCTACGTCCCTGGGCTGCTGCAGCTGGGTTCCAGTATTGCGATCGCATGCAAATACGTTGGTACGGCAACCGGCGTGGCACATGA
- a CDS encoding methylated-DNA--[protein]-cysteine S-methyltransferase, giving the protein MAPFIQSSWESPIGRLRISVSEQGDGTPHCVGLYFPGHQPTPKFWSDDRTELDWRQHDFVRHIVDQLAAYFADGKFRIELPCHFSGTDFQQQVWHQLTLIPAGTTRTYREIATLIDRPAAVRAVGSAVARNPLSIIVPCHRVIASGGGLAGFAGGCDRKRFLLNHELLEQELLEQELPEYEAGVHTDTRNSQSTTVTTPVATIAQPNAVSVRVAGNRPVQVTRAAAIKTASARNAKQSPPALA; this is encoded by the coding sequence ATGGCACCGTTTATTCAATCGAGTTGGGAGAGTCCCATTGGTCGCCTGCGGATCTCGGTGAGCGAACAGGGCGACGGCACCCCACATTGCGTGGGGCTGTATTTCCCCGGTCACCAGCCGACTCCCAAATTCTGGTCTGATGACAGGACTGAGTTGGACTGGCGTCAGCATGATTTTGTGCGACACATTGTCGATCAGTTGGCGGCCTATTTTGCCGACGGAAAATTTCGCATCGAGCTGCCGTGCCATTTCAGCGGAACGGATTTCCAACAGCAGGTCTGGCACCAACTCACGCTGATCCCTGCGGGCACAACACGGACTTATCGTGAAATCGCCACCTTGATCGATCGCCCCGCCGCCGTCCGGGCAGTCGGTTCCGCCGTCGCCCGCAACCCGTTGTCCATCATTGTCCCCTGCCACCGAGTCATTGCTAGCGGCGGTGGTCTTGCTGGGTTCGCTGGCGGCTGCGACCGCAAACGTTTTTTGCTGAATCACGAATTACTCGAGCAGGAATTGCTCGAGCAGGAATTGCCCGAATACGAAGCAGGAGTTCACACTGACACTCGAAACAGCCAATCGACAACAGTCACCACGCCGGTTGCGACAATTGCCCAGCCCAATGCGGTTAGCGTGCGTGTAGCTGGCAATCGGCCCGTCCAGGTCACGCGGGCCGCCGCGATAAAAACTGCGAGTGCGAGGAATGCCAAGCAAAGTCCACCTGCGTTGGCTTGA
- a CDS encoding PQQ-dependent sugar dehydrogenase: MSSLFRSPVLRHTAAACFAISAANSLPVATAFAESPDSPTINLANPPAELNASPLDVQVVEAYPNLRISRPIVMMGAGDGSGRLFVASQTGEIYAFDQDDETVEEPEIFMDLSDRVGYKDRENEEGFLGLAFHPKFKENGKFYVYYTTSQRPHVSIVSEFRTQEGSQHKLGDADSERELMRIDQPFWNHNGGTVAFGPDGYLYIALGDGGKGNDPLKSAQDLSKLLGSILRIDVDSQDDGLAYGIPDDNPLVGRTHVWPEIYAWGIRNIWRMSFDPATGELWAADVGQNDWEEINLIRNGGNYGWSVREGANRFTLGGEKGSDVNEKYIEPLIEYPHTDDWGKSVTGGSVYRGKDTPVLDGYYLYGDYVSGRLWAMKIDPASKKVLENRTIAWEQLPVFTFGETESGEVLMSTMMGGGRIYKFVTGDDDAAQQ; the protein is encoded by the coding sequence ATGTCTTCCTTGTTCCGATCCCCGGTGCTGCGCCACACGGCGGCAGCATGTTTTGCGATCTCTGCGGCAAACTCGCTGCCCGTCGCAACCGCGTTTGCGGAGAGTCCCGACTCCCCGACGATTAATCTTGCCAACCCCCCAGCTGAATTGAACGCGAGTCCGTTGGATGTTCAGGTGGTGGAGGCCTATCCCAATTTACGGATCAGTCGCCCGATTGTGATGATGGGTGCGGGTGACGGGAGCGGTCGGTTGTTCGTGGCCAGCCAAACGGGCGAGATCTACGCTTTTGACCAGGATGACGAAACGGTCGAGGAGCCTGAGATCTTCATGGATCTGAGCGATCGCGTGGGCTATAAAGATCGTGAAAACGAAGAGGGGTTTCTCGGCTTGGCATTCCACCCCAAGTTCAAAGAGAACGGCAAGTTCTATGTTTACTACACGACTTCGCAGCGTCCTCATGTCTCGATCGTGAGTGAATTCCGCACGCAGGAAGGATCCCAACACAAACTTGGCGACGCCGATAGCGAACGTGAGTTGATGCGTATCGACCAGCCGTTTTGGAATCACAATGGTGGCACGGTCGCTTTCGGTCCCGATGGATACCTGTACATCGCGTTGGGTGATGGTGGCAAAGGAAACGATCCACTCAAGTCAGCTCAGGACCTCAGCAAGCTGCTCGGATCGATCTTGCGGATCGATGTCGATTCCCAGGACGACGGACTGGCCTACGGTATCCCCGACGACAATCCGCTGGTCGGACGCACCCATGTTTGGCCAGAAATCTACGCATGGGGTATCCGCAATATTTGGCGGATGTCGTTCGACCCGGCCACCGGCGAACTCTGGGCCGCCGACGTCGGTCAGAATGACTGGGAAGAAATCAACTTGATTCGGAACGGGGGCAACTACGGCTGGAGCGTTCGCGAAGGTGCTAACCGGTTCACCCTAGGGGGAGAAAAAGGTTCCGACGTCAACGAGAAATACATCGAGCCCTTGATCGAATACCCCCACACCGATGACTGGGGGAAATCGGTCACAGGCGGTTCGGTCTATCGTGGAAAAGACACGCCTGTACTCGATGGTTATTACCTTTACGGTGACTACGTCAGCGGTCGCCTGTGGGCCATGAAGATTGATCCCGCGTCTAAGAAGGTGCTCGAAAACCGCACGATCGCATGGGAGCAACTTCCTGTCTTCACCTTCGGCGAGACTGAATCGGGAGAGGTTCTCATGAGCACCATGATGGGTGGCGGACGAATCTACAAATTCGTTACCGGTGACGACGACGCTGCGCAGCAATAG
- a CDS encoding acyl-CoA desaturase: MDVTLPEADTAVSEPVELALPCQRSVPDPRRRGAIRWDYTLFFVTLHLLTLLCLLSWFFSWAGVIAFVVGVVLFGQMAIPIGYHRLLTHRSFRTPKWFERTLVTLAMCAAQETPAHWVAWHRMHHSHSDHAEDPHSPRQGFLWSHVRWLVHETRTRLATFSMYEKYARDVLADPYYRWIEKLPSPAGLFWLGHALIYTLITTAICLAIYGNEAAAYRMIASIVLWGVIARTVWVWHITWAVNSLSHMFGYRNYDTNDDSRNNWLVTLLTAGEGWHNNHHADPASASVQHRWWEIDINYYVIRGFELVGLASHIIRPRCHRQAETGKAVSNAVEI, from the coding sequence ATGGACGTCACCCTCCCCGAAGCCGACACTGCGGTAAGCGAGCCCGTTGAACTTGCGTTACCCTGTCAGCGGTCCGTTCCCGACCCGCGGCGTCGCGGTGCCATCCGCTGGGACTACACTCTCTTTTTCGTCACGCTGCACCTGCTTACCCTGTTGTGCCTGCTATCGTGGTTTTTTAGCTGGGCGGGAGTGATCGCTTTTGTGGTGGGCGTTGTACTGTTCGGTCAAATGGCGATTCCCATCGGCTACCATCGACTGCTCACGCATCGCAGCTTTCGCACCCCGAAATGGTTTGAGCGCACGCTCGTAACGCTCGCCATGTGTGCTGCCCAGGAAACACCAGCGCACTGGGTTGCGTGGCACCGGATGCATCATTCCCACTCGGATCATGCGGAAGACCCCCATTCGCCTCGCCAAGGATTCCTGTGGTCCCATGTTCGGTGGTTGGTCCATGAAACCCGCACGCGACTGGCGACGTTCTCGATGTACGAAAAATACGCTCGGGATGTGTTAGCGGACCCATACTATCGATGGATCGAAAAATTACCGTCACCCGCGGGATTATTTTGGCTCGGTCATGCGTTGATCTATACCTTGATCACGACCGCGATATGCCTCGCGATCTACGGCAATGAAGCTGCGGCGTACCGCATGATTGCCAGCATTGTTTTGTGGGGCGTGATCGCTCGCACCGTGTGGGTCTGGCACATTACTTGGGCGGTCAATTCGCTCAGTCATATGTTCGGCTACCGTAACTACGACACCAACGACGACAGTCGAAACAATTGGTTGGTGACGTTGCTGACCGCAGGTGAAGGCTGGCATAACAACCACCACGCGGACCCGGCGAGCGCTTCCGTCCAGCACCGATGGTGGGAAATCGACATCAACTACTACGTCATTCGAGGTTTCGAACTGGTCGGTTTAGCCAGTCATATCATTCGTCCCCGCTGCCACCGTCAAGCCGAGACTGGCAAAGCGGTCTCCAACGCCGTTGAGATTTAG
- a CDS encoding MlaD family protein, with translation MDDSRLRFGVGVLVIAAIGIGVILTFLFGAFPAILSREYILTVNFPSAQGINTNTPVLRDGVKIGRVSDIQLRSEGGVTLTLAMDEAYPMLHQYIPQIGIGSLITGDSKLEFRKAEPQELAALFPDDPAMIDRTYSNGEHLDYGQKLDDPFTLLFGMEDELRSTFSSIRHAGDAVQGTGESIQSLVNDVRGLIGIEPSSNAYPPGFPPQTSVLPRHSSMGIGNSAPMFAHASPGGQMPPAPSWAHPVRLVSASASENTGASTVQTAAFTQPNQNSLPPGELGADPARSLQPGLTPPVGTPRGGAGTPTFVQLQNEAIETLEELQGAIRDARSILGNEQIRRGIHDSVERFPGMLDQANETLRTAQKTFDNFAEVGKQFEQVGSVAEQAITELKTTAGGTLESFQATAQNVEAFTDPFGRRSEEFAEQVLRSLVSVDNALTQIDTFGKTINGSDGTLKRLIEDDEMYYEIKRTVENIEAATARIRPILDDVRVFTDKIARDPRQLGVRGALGHRPTGAGLK, from the coding sequence ATGGACGACAGCAGACTACGATTTGGGGTGGGCGTGTTGGTCATCGCAGCAATCGGAATCGGCGTGATCCTCACGTTTCTGTTCGGTGCGTTTCCGGCCATCCTCAGCCGCGAATACATCTTAACGGTCAATTTTCCATCGGCTCAGGGTATCAATACCAATACGCCCGTCCTTCGCGACGGTGTGAAGATTGGGCGTGTTTCGGACATACAATTGCGTAGTGAGGGCGGCGTCACGCTCACCCTGGCGATGGATGAAGCGTATCCCATGCTGCACCAGTACATCCCACAAATTGGCATCGGATCACTGATCACCGGCGATTCGAAACTGGAGTTTCGCAAAGCAGAACCGCAAGAATTGGCGGCTCTTTTTCCTGATGATCCTGCGATGATTGACCGTACCTATAGTAACGGTGAGCATCTCGATTACGGGCAGAAACTCGATGATCCGTTCACCCTGTTATTTGGCATGGAAGACGAGTTGCGGTCGACGTTCAGCAGCATTCGGCATGCGGGTGATGCCGTTCAGGGCACCGGCGAGAGTATTCAGTCGCTGGTCAACGATGTGCGTGGTTTGATTGGGATCGAACCCTCCTCGAACGCTTACCCGCCAGGTTTTCCTCCTCAAACCTCCGTGCTCCCCAGACACTCGTCGATGGGCATCGGCAACTCCGCACCCATGTTCGCGCACGCGAGTCCGGGAGGGCAGATGCCGCCCGCTCCGTCGTGGGCGCATCCCGTCCGCCTGGTGTCAGCAAGCGCCTCTGAAAATACCGGTGCATCCACCGTTCAAACAGCCGCGTTCACGCAGCCCAATCAGAACTCGCTTCCGCCGGGCGAACTCGGTGCAGACCCCGCCCGATCCTTGCAACCTGGCTTGACGCCACCTGTAGGGACGCCTCGCGGTGGGGCTGGTACACCCACGTTTGTTCAGCTGCAAAACGAAGCCATCGAGACGCTGGAAGAGCTTCAAGGCGCGATTCGCGACGCACGCTCGATTCTTGGCAATGAGCAGATCCGCAGAGGGATCCACGACTCGGTGGAACGCTTCCCCGGCATGCTCGATCAAGCCAACGAAACACTTCGCACCGCTCAAAAAACATTCGATAACTTCGCTGAGGTTGGAAAGCAATTTGAGCAAGTTGGCTCGGTCGCCGAACAGGCCATCACCGAACTCAAAACGACCGCCGGGGGCACACTCGAAAGCTTCCAAGCGACCGCCCAGAACGTCGAGGCATTCACAGATCCGTTTGGCCGACGAAGCGAAGAGTTTGCTGAGCAGGTTCTGAGAAGTCTCGTCAGTGTCGATAATGCCCTGACGCAGATCGATACTTTCGGCAAGACAATCAATGGCTCCGACGGAACGCTCAAACGCTTGATCGAAGACGATGAGATGTATTATGAGATCAAACGTACCGTTGAAAATATCGAAGCAGCAACTGCCCGGATACGTCCCATTCTCGATGATGTTCGGGTGTTCACAGACAAAATTGCTCGTGATCCACGGCAACTCGGCGTCCGAGGAGCGTTGGGACATCGACCGACGGGCGCGGGGCTGAAATAG